The Methanomethylovorans hollandica DSM 15978 genome includes a region encoding these proteins:
- a CDS encoding DUF7479 domain-containing protein → MDIKITEQADNLLKDNGVKKEEILEIIKNAESSGHKLIAKDGSTCIAKGVSENLTIYAVYSATELLDVYTHKMNILGITGGEIKPVEYDDESEWICAKCNEVALERNVDMSYMGVTRPGPGLVCAKCGDMYVSAGMAKSTLKTAEAILEEKRA, encoded by the coding sequence ATGGATATAAAGATAACTGAACAAGCGGACAATTTACTCAAAGACAACGGCGTGAAAAAAGAGGAGATACTGGAAATTATCAAGAATGCAGAGTCCAGTGGGCACAAACTCATAGCAAAGGATGGCAGCACCTGTATTGCAAAAGGCGTATCAGAGAATCTGACCATCTATGCCGTCTATTCTGCAACTGAACTGCTTGATGTCTACACCCACAAGATGAACATCCTCGGTATAACCGGCGGAGAGATCAAGCCAGTGGAATACGATGATGAAAGTGAGTGGATATGTGCAAAGTGCAATGAGGTCGCACTGGAGAGGAACGTTGACATGAGCTATATGGGGGTCACAAGGCCAGGTCCCGGACTTGTCTGTGCAAAATGCGGCGATATGTATGTATCAGCCGGCATGGCAAAGTCAACGCTAAAAACTGCGGAAGCGATCCTTGAAGAAAAGAGAGCTTAA
- a CDS encoding class I SAM-dependent methyltransferase produces the protein MDDKMNHNEPGVDKKDLNRQQQHWESVFSCNESMFGEEPSSPAQWAAQLFKDEGKIKILELGAGQGRDTFYFARNGFEVFALDYCEKGVEYIKARAVNEHLRGSIKTLVHDVRKRLPFEDATFDACFSHMLYCMPLKISELRALSSEIKRVLRPGGLNVFTTRHTQDPQYRTGIHISEDMWEIQGGFIVHFLSREKIAFISEGYITEDITEFEEGLLPKRLYRVALRKND, from the coding sequence ATGGATGACAAAATGAACCATAATGAACCTGGTGTAGACAAAAAGGACCTTAACAGGCAGCAGCAACACTGGGAGAGTGTTTTCTCATGCAATGAATCCATGTTCGGCGAAGAACCAAGCAGCCCGGCTCAGTGGGCTGCCCAGCTTTTTAAGGATGAAGGCAAAATAAAGATTCTTGAGCTCGGGGCTGGCCAGGGAAGGGACACTTTCTATTTTGCGAGAAATGGTTTTGAGGTATTTGCTCTGGACTACTGCGAAAAAGGAGTCGAATATATAAAAGCCAGAGCTGTTAACGAGCACTTACGTGGCTCCATAAAAACTTTAGTACACGATGTAAGGAAAAGGCTTCCTTTTGAGGATGCAACATTTGATGCATGCTTTTCCCACATGCTTTACTGCATGCCTTTGAAGATTTCAGAACTCCGAGCACTATCATCGGAAATCAAGAGAGTCCTTAGGCCAGGGGGACTGAACGTATTTACCACAAGACATACACAGGACCCTCAATACCGAACAGGCATCCACATAAGTGAGGATATGTGGGAGATACAGGGCGGATTTATAGTACACTTCCTGAGCCGGGAAAAAATTGCCTTTATTTCCGAAGGGTACATAACTGAAGATATTACTGAATTCGAAGAAGGCCTTCTTCCAAAAAGGCTCTACCGGGTAGCTCTCCGGAAAAATGACTGA
- a CDS encoding radical SAM protein, whose translation MEPISTVESLCPECLGKIDGIKYVEEGKVYLKKTCPDHGSFTTMISEDVGHYLQMEECFDVNRSRAKASLRDTEKGCPFDCGLCPSHKQDTCLAIVEVTDRCDMGCTYCFASSSIDKSLDPDIETIRFMFETVKKCQNKPTCIQISGGEPTMRDDLPEIIKMGKEVGIDHIELNTNGRRIATDQDYFNRIASAGVDAIYLGFDGVSDDIYKQRTGKKLFDFKAEVINRCEKAGIGVVLVPLVARNYNLHQVGKIIEFAGSRVPTVRGVHFQPVFYSGRAPSAREGRITILELLREIEKQTSGQLKVENFTPSLMPHAHCGATCLTLIDNGGFLPLTNVSLGAIKSASDVASKTKKSIMGRWKGSGKEDQKSSCGDLLIKSSCCEKPISQLTVKGSCCEKPITEVLPKNTRLGGGWADFIEKSMNSYLTISTMAFQDVWSYERERVENCCIHVVTRDGRFVPFCNYNMTDCNGNFLYRNTA comes from the coding sequence ATGGAACCGATAAGTACAGTTGAAAGCCTTTGTCCTGAGTGCCTTGGCAAAATAGATGGCATCAAATACGTGGAGGAGGGAAAAGTTTACCTCAAAAAAACATGCCCTGACCATGGCAGCTTTACAACCATGATATCTGAGGATGTAGGGCACTACCTCCAAATGGAGGAATGTTTCGATGTCAATAGATCGCGTGCCAAAGCATCCCTTAGGGATACAGAAAAAGGCTGTCCCTTCGACTGCGGCCTCTGTCCCTCTCACAAACAAGATACCTGTCTGGCAATTGTCGAAGTGACCGACAGGTGTGATATGGGATGTACTTATTGTTTCGCCAGCTCTTCTATTGACAAAAGCCTCGACCCCGATATAGAAACAATAAGATTCATGTTCGAGACTGTGAAAAAATGTCAGAACAAACCCACCTGTATACAAATCTCAGGAGGAGAGCCCACCATGAGGGATGATCTGCCTGAGATAATAAAGATGGGAAAGGAAGTAGGAATCGATCACATAGAATTGAACACCAATGGTCGCAGAATAGCTACTGATCAGGATTATTTTAACAGGATCGCCTCAGCGGGTGTAGATGCTATCTACCTTGGATTCGACGGTGTATCCGATGATATTTACAAGCAAAGGACTGGAAAGAAGCTCTTTGATTTCAAGGCCGAGGTCATAAACAGATGTGAAAAGGCAGGAATCGGTGTTGTCCTTGTACCATTGGTAGCCAGAAACTATAACCTGCACCAAGTCGGCAAGATCATAGAGTTTGCAGGCAGCAGGGTACCCACTGTTAGGGGAGTGCACTTCCAGCCTGTATTCTATTCCGGCCGTGCTCCTTCGGCCCGCGAAGGGAGGATAACCATACTGGAGCTACTTAGGGAAATAGAGAAGCAGACCAGCGGACAGCTCAAGGTTGAGAATTTCACACCTTCACTCATGCCCCATGCCCATTGCGGGGCTACCTGCCTGACGCTTATAGATAACGGAGGTTTCCTTCCACTGACCAATGTCTCGCTTGGAGCCATCAAGTCTGCTTCCGATGTAGCGAGCAAAACGAAGAAGTCCATTATGGGCAGGTGGAAAGGTTCCGGGAAAGAAGACCAGAAGTCATCGTGTGGCGATCTCCTTATCAAGAGTTCTTGCTGCGAGAAGCCGATAAGCCAGCTTACTGTAAAGGGTTCATGCTGTGAAAAACCAATAACTGAAGTCCTTCCGAAGAATACCCGCCTGGGTGGCGGATGGGCAGATTTCATAGAGAAAAGCATGAACAGCTATCTTACAATCTCAACAATGGCTTTCCAGGACGTCTGGTCATACGAGAGAGAAAGGGTAGAGAACTGCTGCATACATGTGGTCACACGCGACGGAAGATTTGTCCCCTTCTGTAATTATAACATGACTGACTGCAATGGAAACTTCCTTTACAGGAACACCGCTTAA
- a CDS encoding PPC domain-containing DNA-binding protein produces MEYTTGTIGRVFFLRVDHGEDLIEALQTVSRKEKIRSAFFFLLGAIEKGELVSGPRDACVPPVPMWVKIDTPHEIIGIGNVFYEGEDPKVHLHCSIGRDEIVRTGCLRNNSKAFMVNEVFLLEISGMVATRVNDSIKGYSPVTFGENI; encoded by the coding sequence ATGGAGTATACTACAGGTACTATTGGCAGGGTCTTTTTCCTGCGTGTTGATCATGGTGAAGATCTGATCGAGGCATTGCAAACAGTTTCACGAAAAGAGAAAATAAGATCTGCTTTTTTCTTTCTGCTGGGTGCAATTGAAAAGGGAGAGCTTGTTTCAGGTCCAAGGGATGCTTGCGTACCTCCTGTTCCCATGTGGGTCAAAATAGACACTCCTCATGAAATCATAGGCATAGGTAATGTTTTTTACGAAGGGGAGGATCCCAAGGTACATCTGCACTGCAGTATAGGCAGGGATGAAATCGTCAGGACCGGTTGCCTGAGGAATAATAGTAAAGCATTTATGGTAAATGAAGTCTTCCTTCTCGAAATATCAGGGATGGTCGCAACAAGGGTTAATGATAGTATAAAAGGTTACTCACCGGTGACATTTGGGGAAAACATTTAA
- the eno gene encoding phosphopyruvate hydratase: MVYIADERKYKIERVHAREILDSRGNPTVEVDVYTGCGFGRASVPSGASTGTHEAIELRDKEADRYRGKGVLDAVDNVNTTLESDLVGMDVRHQRGIDALMIALDGTDNKMTLGANAILGVSMAVAKAAADSLNIPLYRYLGGNNAYNLPVPTMNVINGGKHAGNDLAIQEFMIQPKGSDAYGEALRMGAETYHALRKILEDKYGASGTNVGYEGGYAPPLSMTTDALDALMSAIDEAGYTESDITIGIDAAASEFFEGEAYSIDGKLLDGGELTDFYLELIDSYPIIYIEDPFHEEAFEDFANLTSEAWETLIVGDDLFVTNTNRLAKGIEMGAANALLLKVNQIGTISEAFDAATLANRNGYAVVVSHRSAETEDTTISDISVAIGADLIKTGAPARSERTAKYNQLLRIEEDLGDIARYVQL; the protein is encoded by the coding sequence ATGGTTTACATTGCTGATGAACGTAAGTACAAGATAGAAAGGGTGCATGCTAGAGAGATCCTTGATTCACGAGGAAACCCCACGGTAGAAGTGGATGTTTATACTGGCTGCGGTTTTGGACGTGCCAGTGTTCCCTCGGGTGCTTCCACCGGTACCCATGAGGCTATTGAGCTGAGGGATAAGGAGGCAGACCGCTATAGAGGAAAAGGTGTTCTTGACGCGGTAGACAACGTGAACACCACTCTTGAAAGTGACCTGGTGGGAATGGACGTTCGCCACCAGCGCGGCATTGATGCTCTCATGATAGCCCTGGATGGTACTGATAATAAGATGACTTTAGGCGCGAATGCTATTCTGGGCGTTTCGATGGCAGTTGCAAAGGCAGCTGCGGATTCCCTGAACATTCCTCTGTACAGGTATCTTGGAGGTAATAACGCATATAATCTTCCTGTTCCTACAATGAATGTCATAAATGGCGGTAAACATGCAGGTAATGACCTTGCGATCCAGGAATTCATGATTCAGCCAAAAGGTTCTGATGCTTATGGCGAAGCCCTGAGGATGGGAGCTGAGACTTATCATGCTTTACGGAAGATACTTGAAGATAAATATGGTGCTTCAGGAACGAACGTTGGGTATGAAGGCGGGTATGCTCCACCACTATCCATGACCACAGATGCCCTTGATGCCCTGATGAGCGCAATAGATGAGGCAGGCTATACAGAATCAGATATAACTATTGGTATCGATGCTGCTGCATCTGAGTTCTTTGAAGGTGAAGCATATTCTATCGATGGTAAGTTACTTGACGGCGGAGAACTTACTGATTTCTACCTCGAATTGATAGACAGCTACCCTATCATCTATATAGAGGACCCTTTCCATGAGGAAGCTTTCGAGGATTTTGCAAACCTGACATCTGAGGCGTGGGAGACCCTTATTGTGGGTGATGATCTGTTCGTGACCAATACTAATCGTCTTGCAAAAGGTATTGAAATGGGTGCTGCAAATGCCCTGCTTTTGAAAGTGAACCAGATCGGTACAATCTCTGAAGCTTTTGATGCTGCGACTCTTGCAAACCGCAATGGATATGCTGTGGTGGTCAGTCATCGTTCTGCAGAGACCGAGGACACTACCATTTCAGATATTTCGGTGGCTATCGGAGCAGATCTCATTAAGACGGGAGCTCCTGCACGCAGTGAACGTACTGCAAAGTATAACCAGTTGCTAAGGATAGAGGAAGACCTTGGAGACATTGCCAGATACGTGCAACTCTAA
- a CDS encoding SDR family NAD(P)-dependent oxidoreductase produces the protein MKDNRKTMLITGGSGGIGIELGKIFASAGYHLVLVALPGDDMQQAKNILQDLNPFINILLLKKDLSIHGAATEVYEFTQSHKLTVNVLVNCAGFGTYGHVNEICIDRELAMIQLNTSTLYHLTRLYLRDMIERDEGQIINMSSISAFQPNPSFATYGACKSFVLNFSRALNYELHERGSRVRVLAVCPTAVKDTGFQVTAGMEHARAFSSFMATTSATVARDTYEAMKQGRDVVIPGRGLGFGHALVNLLPASWKMRISKYQLQETL, from the coding sequence ATGAAAGATAACAGAAAGACGATGCTGATAACTGGCGGCTCCGGCGGAATTGGAATTGAGCTTGGAAAAATTTTTGCATCCGCTGGCTATCACCTGGTGTTGGTAGCTCTGCCTGGCGATGACATGCAACAAGCAAAGAACATACTTCAGGATCTCAATCCATTTATTAATATACTTTTGCTGAAAAAGGATCTTTCCATTCACGGAGCAGCTACGGAGGTTTATGAGTTCACCCAAAGCCATAAACTAACAGTGAATGTATTGGTCAACTGTGCCGGATTTGGCACTTACGGTCATGTCAATGAAATATGCATTGACAGAGAACTCGCGATGATACAGCTCAATACCAGTACTCTCTACCACCTTACAAGACTTTATCTGCGGGATATGATCGAAAGGGATGAGGGTCAGATCATTAATATGTCCTCTATCTCAGCTTTTCAGCCCAATCCATCTTTTGCAACCTACGGCGCCTGTAAGAGCTTTGTGCTGAACTTCAGTAGGGCCTTAAATTATGAATTACATGAGCGTGGGTCTAGGGTAAGAGTTTTGGCCGTTTGCCCTACTGCTGTCAAAGACACAGGTTTCCAGGTAACAGCCGGAATGGAGCATGCCAGAGCATTCAGTTCTTTTATGGCTACGACATCTGCAACTGTAGCCCGTGATACATACGAAGCTATGAAGCAAGGCAGGGATGTGGTAATCCCCGGAAGAGGACTTGGTTTTGGACATGCCCTGGTAAACCTCCTTCCTGCAAGCTGGAAGATGCGCATTTCTAAATATCAGTTGCAAGAGACCTTGTAG
- a CDS encoding helix-turn-helix transcriptional regulator, protein MKTELMSTVFLSEKRKMALLMLLEGPATVDEIKDSLTGTTSAIMAQIKILIEEGLIEQKEDKYGLTFVGRIILKKVKPLIEALNILEENKEFWGTRDLSGIPDLLLDRIGDLGKVMVYEPDLNHLFEPPKELLTSLKETKNACTFYSYFCPSCPNNYSELANKEVKFDLILTQSVYERLRDEYAEQYNAMMRSANSNLFVCDDNIIKLGALSITDNLMLIAFFNKKGIFDHKKVISFEDSARKWGKDLFEQYKEMSEKVK, encoded by the coding sequence ATGAAAACTGAATTGATGAGTACGGTGTTTTTATCTGAAAAAAGAAAGATGGCCCTTCTTATGTTATTGGAAGGACCGGCTACTGTTGATGAGATAAAAGATTCTTTAACCGGAACAACTAGTGCTATAATGGCTCAGATAAAAATCCTTATCGAAGAGGGTCTTATAGAACAAAAAGAAGATAAATACGGGTTAACTTTTGTTGGAAGGATCATACTTAAAAAAGTAAAACCTTTGATTGAGGCACTTAATATACTGGAAGAAAACAAAGAATTCTGGGGAACCAGAGATCTGAGTGGTATCCCTGACTTATTACTGGATAGAATTGGAGATTTAGGAAAGGTAATGGTGTATGAACCGGATCTAAATCATCTTTTCGAACCACCAAAAGAACTACTGACCAGTTTAAAAGAAACAAAAAATGCGTGTACTTTTTATTCATATTTTTGCCCATCTTGCCCTAATAATTATTCAGAACTTGCAAATAAAGAAGTTAAATTTGATCTCATTTTAACTCAATCGGTATATGAACGATTGAGAGATGAGTATGCAGAACAATATAATGCAATGATGAGGTCTGCAAATTCGAATTTGTTCGTATGTGATGATAATATAATTAAACTGGGTGCTCTTTCAATTACGGACAATCTTATGCTGATAGCTTTTTTTAATAAAAAAGGAATATTTGATCACAAAAAAGTAATTAGTTTCGAAGATAGTGCCCGTAAATGGGGAAAAGACCTGTTTGAACAATATAAAGAAATGTCAGAGAAGGTTAAGTAA
- a CDS encoding LysE family translocator yields MIESAQLLYFIAASVALTLLPGPDILFVLSISISQGKKAGMATASGLCTGLLFHTTAAALGISAIVYGSALAFTIVKYAGALYLIYLAFKAIKESGSFLSSFEITETDVYLLYKRGIVMNILNPKVSLFFLAFLPQFVNTGSANIPLQMIFLGIVFLIQALFIFFLVSIFAGLIGSRIMAMPKAGKYVNWAKAGIFSIIGLELALSS; encoded by the coding sequence TTGATAGAATCAGCGCAACTTCTCTATTTTATTGCTGCCTCTGTTGCCCTAACTTTACTTCCTGGCCCAGATATTCTTTTTGTTCTTTCCATCAGTATTTCACAGGGAAAAAAAGCTGGAATGGCAACAGCATCGGGTCTGTGTACCGGATTGCTGTTCCATACCACTGCAGCAGCACTTGGTATATCTGCCATTGTGTATGGATCTGCACTTGCATTTACAATTGTAAAATATGCTGGTGCTCTTTATCTGATCTACCTGGCTTTTAAGGCAATAAAAGAAAGTGGAAGTTTCTTGTCATCTTTTGAAATTACAGAAACTGATGTGTATCTTCTTTATAAAAGAGGCATTGTAATGAACATTTTGAATCCAAAAGTTTCACTTTTTTTCCTTGCGTTCCTTCCACAATTCGTAAATACAGGTTCCGCAAACATACCTCTGCAAATGATATTTCTGGGAATCGTTTTCCTTATCCAGGCGTTGTTCATATTCTTCCTGGTATCAATATTTGCAGGGCTTATTGGTTCCAGGATCATGGCAATGCCAAAAGCTGGAAAATATGTAAATTGGGCAAAAGCAGGCATATTTTCAATAATAGGACTTGAATTGGCTCTTTCCAGTTGA
- a CDS encoding phenylacetate--CoA ligase family protein: MSLSAKINTAVRMNIAKRRLESRKIESGAGNPLEQWGLAKIRNDIKNSKELKELFGNQELDRELINEYKLFRFRELMGYVMENSPYYKELYEKTGINPSQITKYEDLKNLPLTEQKQLADHPYHFLCVSRREIVREFTSSGTTNMLKRMAYTQHELLEIVDSVISGLKMAGMDAKDDTLQIMYPTITATWDPGLVLSKACALSGYNSVINDSLDADEQIKTMRESGTTIIIGTSSFLYELSKAARELIQPGELGIKRIICSSEPLTPSMRKEIEEVWGCKTLRQWGMTELGLANAIECVEQNGFHLNNPDFLVEIIDPKTGKQLLPGEEGELVVTTLRRRCMPLIRYRTRDITTLIEEPCTCGACLDQRISDIKRMTS, encoded by the coding sequence ATGAGTCTTTCTGCAAAAATTAATACTGCTGTTAGAATGAATATAGCAAAGAGAAGACTGGAGTCCCGTAAAATAGAAAGTGGTGCCGGGAATCCCTTGGAGCAATGGGGACTGGCCAAGATCAGGAATGATATAAAGAACAGCAAGGAACTGAAAGAGTTATTCGGTAATCAGGAGCTTGACAGGGAACTCATCAATGAGTACAAACTATTCAGGTTCAGAGAACTTATGGGGTATGTCATGGAAAATAGCCCCTATTATAAGGAGCTGTATGAAAAGACTGGCATAAACCCATCTCAGATCACAAAGTATGAAGATCTGAAGAATCTACCACTTACCGAACAGAAGCAACTGGCTGATCATCCATATCATTTCCTTTGTGTATCAAGGAGGGAGATCGTGAGGGAGTTTACAAGCTCCGGCACCACAAACATGCTTAAGAGGATGGCTTACACCCAGCATGAGCTGCTGGAAATCGTGGATTCGGTGATATCTGGTCTTAAGATGGCAGGAATGGATGCAAAGGATGATACATTACAGATAATGTATCCAACTATAACAGCTACCTGGGATCCTGGTTTGGTACTGAGCAAGGCTTGCGCTCTCTCAGGCTACAATTCTGTTATCAATGATTCTCTTGATGCAGATGAACAGATAAAGACCATGAGAGAATCTGGCACGACTATTATTATAGGAACTTCTTCCTTTTTGTACGAATTATCTAAGGCTGCCCGTGAACTTATACAGCCAGGTGAGCTTGGGATCAAGCGTATCATCTGCTCATCCGAACCCCTTACACCTTCCATGAGAAAAGAAATTGAGGAAGTATGGGGATGCAAGACCCTCAGACAATGGGGTATGACCGAACTGGGACTGGCCAATGCCATCGAATGTGTAGAGCAGAATGGCTTCCATCTGAATAATCCTGATTTTCTGGTGGAGATAATAGACCCGAAAACCGGAAAGCAGTTGCTCCCAGGAGAGGAAGGAGAGCTTGTTGTCACGACCCTCAGGAGAAGATGTATGCCCCTCATCCGTTACAGGACAAGGGATATAACAACTCTCATTGAAGAGCCATGTACTTGTGGTGCCTGTCTTGATCAGCGCATAAGTGACATAAAGAGAATGACTTCCTGA
- the nadC gene encoding carboxylating nicotinate-nucleotide diphosphorylase, giving the protein MLNSELERFIQEDLGPYDLSCTLVPEREVEAFILAKEYCTLAGIDVAMSIFKYFGLQAVPSHSDGDQVQAGNTIISLRGSSVSILRAERLSLNFLGHLSGIATMTSKCVQIVRSFSDTRVACTRKTIPGMRSLEKMAVVAGGGDTHRFSLSDCIMLKDNHITLMGFEAAISEAKKRASFTQKIEVEVESMEEALLVARMGVDIIMLDNMSPTEVLRTVQKIKKEGLKEHVIIEVSGNITIENLEEYAKTGVDVISMGSLIHAARWIDLSMEFSA; this is encoded by the coding sequence ATGCTTAACAGTGAATTGGAACGTTTCATTCAGGAAGACCTTGGTCCATATGACCTCTCATGTACCCTTGTTCCAGAGAGGGAAGTGGAAGCTTTTATCTTGGCTAAGGAATACTGTACTCTGGCAGGCATTGATGTTGCAATGTCTATATTTAAATACTTTGGTTTGCAGGCTGTGCCATCACATAGTGATGGTGACCAGGTACAGGCCGGAAACACAATAATCTCTCTCAGAGGAAGTTCTGTATCGATTTTAAGAGCAGAGAGACTCTCCTTGAACTTTTTAGGTCATCTCAGTGGCATTGCCACTATGACAAGTAAATGTGTGCAGATCGTCAGGTCGTTTTCGGACACAAGGGTTGCCTGTACCCGTAAGACAATACCTGGGATGCGTAGCCTGGAAAAGATGGCTGTTGTTGCTGGTGGGGGCGATACACATAGGTTCAGCCTGTCTGACTGTATCATGCTCAAGGATAACCACATCACGCTAATGGGTTTTGAAGCAGCCATAAGCGAAGCAAAGAAGAGGGCGAGTTTCACCCAGAAGATCGAGGTAGAGGTAGAGTCCATGGAAGAAGCTTTATTGGTGGCCAGGATGGGTGTGGATATTATCATGCTTGATAACATGAGTCCCACAGAGGTACTGAGGACTGTCCAGAAAATCAAAAAAGAAGGGTTAAAAGAACATGTGATCATTGAGGTATCAGGTAATATTACTATTGAGAACCTTGAAGAATACGCAAAGACGGGTGTTGATGTGATCTCCATGGGTTCGCTTATCCATGCTGCACGATGGATAGACCTTAGTATGGAGTTCTCTGCATAA
- a CDS encoding DUF5714 domain-containing protein: MIIIDASCNEKSNCMLCGNGIVHSCRAITAKCHYCGVEEEAYIQCKDGHYVCNNCHSQDALKVIENICLNTDLQNPVILAERIMEHPSVHMHGPEHHALVPAVLIAAYQNYTGKRKEEDISEAIKRGSKVPGGYCGIYGACGAGIGVGVAVSILLGATPFTSSERSQANRATSGALRCIADAGGVRCCKKATRISLRKGVAYLSDVFGLIWYQKLDMGMNCTYTDLNRECDENCEYRNKS; this comes from the coding sequence ATGATCATCATTGATGCTTCGTGCAATGAGAAAAGCAATTGTATGCTATGCGGAAACGGGATAGTTCATTCATGTCGGGCAATTACTGCAAAATGCCACTACTGTGGCGTTGAAGAGGAAGCTTATATCCAATGTAAGGACGGACATTATGTTTGCAATAACTGTCATTCACAGGATGCATTAAAAGTAATTGAGAACATCTGTTTGAACACCGACCTGCAGAATCCTGTTATTCTGGCTGAAAGGATCATGGAACATCCAAGTGTACATATGCATGGTCCTGAGCATCATGCACTGGTGCCTGCAGTACTTATAGCTGCTTACCAGAACTATACCGGAAAAAGGAAAGAAGAAGATATTTCAGAGGCTATTAAAAGAGGTAGCAAGGTCCCGGGAGGTTACTGCGGTATCTATGGTGCCTGCGGCGCAGGAATCGGGGTAGGTGTTGCTGTAAGTATCCTTTTAGGAGCTACACCCTTCACATCTTCCGAACGCTCCCAAGCAAACCGGGCAACATCTGGTGCTCTTCGATGCATTGCAGATGCAGGGGGAGTAAGATGCTGTAAAAAAGCAACTCGCATTTCTCTGAGGAAAGGAGTGGCATATCTGTCAGATGTTTTCGGCCTGATCTGGTATCAAAAACTCGACATGGGAATGAATTGTACTTATACAGATTTGAATAGGGAATGTGATGAGAATTGTGAATACAGGAACAAATCCTAA
- a CDS encoding uroporphyrinogen decarboxylase family protein, translated as MMPAQDYIPIDQNWLENAGNLWTTPWVDKPSDRVIVDPIILSHAATLFRKNAGYFYSNPEEAVRMVCAACELYDVTPVGHFLYADYWGADYGAELKIQTNAPPGITKRPIKTAEDVDNFEVLSTEELVKGPTLTTHYRALDTVKNEYPQMFAPITQLGGTMEVATNWAAIEDVFMWMITEPELVDKLCIKAGDHMVNACKATAERYGANVMITGSVIASGDLMDREQIKRFSYQPVSRAVRKVLNTGAGPGVYYHLCGNHTDDFDLWRDAPMSPFTIVQIGYDGQDIFPTSKLVENFGDRCTCFGTVDTKLIDRGTPAQVYAQAKEQVLAGKDSPRGFILGTACECPTNAPPVNVHALVRAAKDFGKYEKF; from the coding sequence ATGATGCCAGCACAAGACTATATCCCAATAGATCAAAATTGGCTAGAAAATGCAGGAAACTTATGGACCACACCATGGGTAGACAAACCATCGGATAGAGTTATAGTAGACCCTATTATTCTGTCTCACGCAGCTACTCTGTTCAGAAAGAATGCAGGATACTTCTATTCGAATCCGGAAGAAGCAGTAAGGATGGTGTGTGCTGCCTGTGAGCTTTATGATGTTACTCCGGTTGGGCACTTCCTTTATGCAGATTACTGGGGAGCCGACTACGGAGCTGAGCTAAAGATCCAGACAAATGCTCCTCCAGGTATTACAAAACGCCCAATAAAGACTGCGGAAGATGTAGATAATTTTGAAGTACTAAGCACTGAAGAACTGGTGAAGGGGCCGACCCTCACTACACACTACAGAGCATTGGACACAGTAAAGAACGAATACCCACAGATGTTTGCCCCAATCACCCAGCTGGGTGGTACCATGGAAGTGGCTACTAACTGGGCTGCCATTGAGGATGTATTCATGTGGATGATCACAGAGCCAGAACTTGTGGACAAGCTTTGCATAAAAGCCGGAGACCACATGGTAAACGCATGTAAAGCAACAGCCGAGAGGTATGGTGCAAACGTGATGATCACTGGTTCAGTAATAGCAAGTGGTGACCTCATGGACAGGGAACAGATCAAGAGGTTCAGCTACCAGCCAGTATCAAGAGCTGTCAGGAAAGTCCTGAACACAGGTGCAGGCCCTGGTGTCTATTACCATCTATGTGGAAACCACACCGACGACTTCGACCTGTGGAGAGATGCACCAATGAGCCCGTTCACTATTGTTCAGATAGGATACGACGGACAGGACATATTCCCCACTTCAAAACTTGTAGAGAATTTCGGAGACAGGTGCACATGCTTCGGAACTGTTGATACAAAACTCATTGACCGCGGTACACCTGCTCAGGTCTACGCACAGGCCAAGGAACAGGTACTTGCCGGCAAGGACAGTCCGAGAGGATTCATATTAGGAACAGCATGTGAATGTCCGACCAATGCCCCACCTGTTAATGTCCATGCACTTGTAAGAGCTGCAAAGGATTTTGGTAAGTATGAAAAGTTCTGA